The genomic interval TCGTCCCGTCAATTCGATCCGCAGCCAGCTGCAAGCTCAGAAACCGATCGTAAGGCAGGTCACGATTGAAGGCGTCGATAACCCATCGCCGATACTTCCAGGCATTGGGATAAAAGTATTTCGTATCCGCCCCCACTTGATGGGCCTGATCCTCAGCGTATCGAGCCAAAGGAAGCCAAACACTGGCCCACCGCTCCCCGAATCGGGGGGAACTCAGCAGGGGATCGACGAAACGCTCCACCGCCCCAGGAGACCGATCCTTCAGGAAACGATTCAGATCCTCCGGATCGACCGGCAATCCCGTCAGGTCAAGCGCCAGCCTGCGCGCCAGCACGGCCCTCGGAGCCTGAGGCGAGGGTGACAATCCCTCTTGCTCCATCCGGGCCAGAACAAAGTAGTCCACAGGCTGTCGCGGCCAACGAATATTCTGAACCGCAGGACGCGGATGAAGAACAGGCCTTTGAAAGGCCCAAAAATTCCGCTCTAAATTCCAACCACGATCGGACCTCGCCTGAGCCGTTTCGGCCCTCAGCGATGAGCCAAACCAGCCCGAAGTGATGAATCCGGCCAGGAGCCAAACAGGCCAGAAATCCCTGATCACCACTTTGAACGCCCTTGGAGTTGGGAGGCTCGGCTTTGACCCGAGCGCGAGGGTCCCCGGCCTGTCCTTGACCAGAACACGATCAGGGGTCGCGGGGTTCATCCTCGAACACTACCCGGCACGACCGCGCCAGGCAATCAGAACATCCCTATTCCCGAAAGAGTTTCACCGTGATCGATCCGTCCCTTTTCACGTAGGCTCGAAAGAGCCCGTCCGTGTTGAACGAACTTGCGACTCGCCCGTTCTTGTCCAGACAAATGACTCCGCCCATGCCTCCGGCCGGCTTGAGCTTGCCTTGAATCACCTCGTCCGCCGCTGCCTGGACAGAGAGATTCCGATACTTCATGAGGGCCACGATGTCGTGGGTCACCGCGTAACGGATGAAAAACTCCCCGTGTCCCGTCGCGGAGATCCCGGCCGCCGCATTGTCCGCGTAGGTCCCGGCACCGATCATCGGCGAATCACCCACGCGACCGTATCGTTTGTAAGCCATGCCCCCGGTCGAGGTCCCGGCCGCCAGATCCCCCTTCGCGTCGCGAGCCACGGCGCCTACCGTGGACCAATGCGTGGACCGTGGTGGATCCACATTTCCCCGCGGCTTCTGTTTCGCCAAATGCTCCTGCAACTCCCGCCAGCGCTCCTCGGTCCTAAAATAGGAAGGGTCCACCATCTCCAAACCGTTTTCGCGCGCAAAAGTGTTGGCGCCTTCGCTCACCAAAAGAACGTGCTTGGTCTTGTCCATCACCGCGCGCGCGGCCGAAATCGGATTCTTCACGTGGGTCACGCCCGCCACGGCCCCAGCCTTCAGTCCGCGTCCTTCCATGATCGAGGCGTCGAGCTCGTTCTTTCCCTGCAAGGTGTAAACCGCACCCTTGCCGGCATTGAACACGGGATCATCTTCCATGCTGCGGATGCTGGCCTCGATGATATCCAAACTTGATCCGCCCCGGCGGTAGACCGCGAATCCCTCCTCAGCGGCGCGCTTCAATCCCGCCCTGGCCCGCTGTTCCCACTCGGGAGTGATGAGGGCGTCCTCGCGCGAGGCAGCACCGCCATGGATCACCAACACCACATCCTGCTCTTGCGCGAGTGCCACGACCGAAGCCGCGGCGGCCGCCACGAAGATGAAAAAGGAAAGCATCTTGTTCATATTTGGAAAAATCACACCGGACGTTTGACTGGGAACCGCCTGAGCCGCATATTTCATACTTAACTTGAATCCGCGACAGTACGCCGCGTGAGGGCACGCGGCGTACTACAATCGCGACTGCCTCCGTGTTTGTAGGCCCGGTGTCCTCACCGGGCGTCCCGTGCATGAAATATCCGGGCTAAGCCCTCGAAACGGTTTCGATTGCATGGGTCTCGGTTCAGGGACTGGATTTCCCCCGACTCTTCTCAACCCGACCCATGAGGTCAAGCATGCCTGCGCACGCGCCGAGGATCTCTTAAACTCTGGTTCAGGCGTTCCGTCGTTCCTGATCCCAATCGCGTCACCGGGGATCGGCATGAACGCTCAAGGCGCGGGCTGATTCACGACCGCACTGGGTCGAGCTTCCGGACACCCCCCCGGTTGCACGCCCCAGCGGAACATTGCGCCGGACGCGGCTGGTTGGTAAATCCCTCTCATGCATTCCCCGGAACCGCCTCCTGGCGACAAGATTCATAGCGAAACGTTCCTGCACAGCCTGATGCGCAAGCAGCTTCGATTGTCGGTCGCCTGCGCCGCCGCTTTCCTGGCCGGACTCATGGCCCTGCCGTTGCTGAATTATTTCGCCCCCGAGTTGATGGCCGCGCGAGTTTTTGGCTTCACCCTGAGCTGGCTGATTCTGGGCGTGCTCTTTTTTCCCTATGTCTGGCTCGTTTCCTGGATCTTCATCCGCAAGTCCATTGCCCTCGAGGAGTCCGAAGTGGCGGAAGTCCAGGAAAGCAACACCCGGGAAGGCGGTTCACGATGAGCGATTCGATGGGCCTGTTGGGGGTGATTGCCGTGGATCCATGGATCCTCGGGTTGAGCGTGGTCACGGTGGTGGTCACGATTTGGATGGGGTTCTGGTCGGCCAGAAAAGCCAAGACGGCGAGCGATTTCTTCGTGGCCGGCCGCAGCGTGAGTGTCGGCTGGAATGCCAGCGCCATTTCGGGGGAGTACCTCAGCGCCGCG from Verrucomicrobiota bacterium carries:
- a CDS encoding isoaspartyl peptidase/L-asparaginase encodes the protein MLSFFIFVAAAAASVVALAQEQDVVLVIHGGAASREDALITPEWEQRARAGLKRAAEEGFAVYRRGGSSLDIIEASIRSMEDDPVFNAGKGAVYTLQGKNELDASIMEGRGLKAGAVAGVTHVKNPISAARAVMDKTKHVLLVSEGANTFARENGLEMVDPSYFRTEERWRELQEHLAKQKPRGNVDPPRSTHWSTVGAVARDAKGDLAAGTSTGGMAYKRYGRVGDSPMIGAGTYADNAAAGISATGHGEFFIRYAVTHDIVALMKYRNLSVQAAADEVIQGKLKPAGGMGGVICLDKNGRVASSFNTDGLFRAYVKRDGSITVKLFRE
- a CDS encoding DUF485 domain-containing protein — translated: MHSPEPPPGDKIHSETFLHSLMRKQLRLSVACAAAFLAGLMALPLLNYFAPELMAARVFGFTLSWLILGVLFFPYVWLVSWIFIRKSIALEESEVAEVQESNTREGGSR